Proteins encoded in a region of the Clostridium butyricum genome:
- a CDS encoding TlyA family RNA methyltransferase, translated as MAEKKERLDILLVEKGIITSREKAKACIMEGRVYVNGQKVDKAGEKVGVDSDIEYRGDTLKYVSRGGLKLEKAMATWDLTLDDKVCMDIGASTGGFTDCMLQNGAAKVFAVDVGYGQFAWKLRTDERVVCMERTNIRYVTPEDINNDLLDFASIDVSFISLKKIMPATLGLLKDDGEVVALIKPQFEAGREKVGKKGVVREISTHKEVVHGIIDFLLEQDLNVLGVGYSPIKGPEGNREYLVYFSKNKDKESSFVKEDIDAVVEASHVEI; from the coding sequence ATGGCAGAAAAAAAAGAAAGACTTGATATACTTTTAGTAGAAAAAGGAATAATCACTTCAAGAGAAAAAGCTAAAGCATGCATAATGGAAGGTAGAGTTTATGTCAATGGCCAAAAAGTTGATAAGGCTGGTGAAAAAGTAGGAGTTGACAGTGATATAGAGTACAGAGGAGATACCTTAAAATATGTAAGCCGTGGAGGATTAAAACTTGAAAAAGCAATGGCTACATGGGACTTAACATTAGATGATAAGGTATGTATGGACATTGGAGCTTCAACAGGAGGCTTTACAGACTGTATGCTTCAAAATGGTGCAGCTAAGGTTTTTGCAGTTGATGTTGGATATGGACAGTTTGCGTGGAAACTTAGAACTGATGAAAGAGTTGTATGCATGGAGAGAACAAACATAAGATATGTTACTCCTGAAGATATAAATAATGATTTATTAGATTTTGCATCAATTGATGTGTCCTTTATATCATTAAAAAAGATAATGCCAGCAACTTTAGGTCTTTTAAAAGATGATGGTGAAGTAGTAGCTTTAATAAAACCTCAGTTTGAAGCAGGAAGAGAAAAAGTTGGTAAAAAAGGTGTTGTAAGAGAAATAAGCACTCATAAAGAAGTAGTTCATGGAATAATAGACTTTTTATTAGAACAGGATCTTAACGTACTTGGTGTTGGATATTCACCAATAAAAGGACCTGAAGGTAACAGAGAGTATCTTGTTTACTTTAGTAAAAATAAAGATAAGGAAAGCAGTTTTGTGAAGGAAGATATTGATGCAGTGGTAGAAGCATCTCATGTAGAAATCTAA
- a CDS encoding NAD(+)/NADH kinase, with protein MKNIGIAINPSKDNDNKILNMVINKIKDVFKIKEVHIFNSYDLERQNLKSIELLVVLGGDGTLLSAARSVKEEFNGILFGINIGNLGFLSSIEISDIDTALTKLKNNEYEIQERMMLECAGEFKNIVECGLICKKELKNIKGCADIDDFKKEKLNAFNDVVLARGTLSRMVKFKIYVDGKLYSSFKGDGLIVATPTGSTAYSFSAGGPFIYPDLELITITPICPHTKSMQTIVLKGDSIIEIYAENEEEKIYLTVDGQKAMEVNQKSCVKIYKKQKNVKLLLFDDYDYFKVLRNKILNNSKECDGEEF; from the coding sequence ATGAAAAATATTGGTATTGCAATTAATCCGTCAAAGGATAATGATAATAAAATCTTAAATATGGTTATAAATAAAATAAAAGATGTATTCAAGATAAAAGAAGTTCATATTTTTAATTCTTATGATTTAGAAAGACAAAATCTCAAAAGTATTGAATTGCTTGTTGTACTTGGAGGAGACGGAACACTTCTAAGTGCAGCAAGGTCAGTTAAAGAAGAGTTTAACGGAATTTTGTTTGGAATAAACATAGGGAATTTAGGCTTTTTATCAAGCATAGAGATATCTGATATCGACACTGCATTGACAAAACTTAAAAACAATGAATATGAAATTCAGGAAAGAATGATGCTTGAGTGTGCTGGAGAGTTTAAGAATATAGTAGAATGTGGACTCATATGCAAAAAAGAATTAAAAAATATTAAAGGCTGTGCTGATATAGATGATTTTAAAAAAGAAAAATTAAATGCTTTTAATGATGTAGTTCTTGCAAGAGGTACACTATCAAGAATGGTGAAATTTAAAATATATGTTGACGGAAAGCTCTATTCATCTTTTAAAGGTGATGGACTTATTGTTGCAACACCAACTGGATCAACGGCATATTCTTTTTCAGCAGGGGGACCTTTTATCTATCCTGATTTAGAACTTATAACCATAACACCGATATGTCCACATACAAAAAGCATGCAGACTATAGTCCTTAAAGGTGATAGTATTATAGAAATATATGCAGAAAATGAAGAAGAAAAAATATATTTAACAGTTGATGGACAAAAAGCGATGGAAGTTAATCAAAAATCATGCGTTAAAATTTATAAAAAACAAAAAAATGTTAAACTTCTTTTGTTTGATGATTATGATTATTTCAAAGTTTTGAGGAATAAGATTTTAAATAATTCTAAAGAATGTGATGGTGAGGAATTTTGA
- the xseA gene encoding exodeoxyribonuclease VII large subunit, whose translation MKIKTLTVSEVTNYIKRVLDNDFILNNLSVKGEISNLKYHSSGHIYFSLKDDKGKVNCVMFKGNASFLKFKLEEGMEVIICGRASIYPATGSFQIYCDEIQKEGQGELFIKFEKLKDKLSKEGYFDVENKMPIPAYPKRVGVVTSPTGAAIRDIINVSRRRNDSIDIVLYPAKVQGVGAYKEVMEGIKYFNMKNNVDVIIVGRGGGSIEELWNFNEEELAMTVYDSHIPIISAVGHEIDYTICDFVSDFRAATPSQGAEIAVPLKSEILNNIDNLRKNLDDNIEYKIKSCINEINNAERILKIHSPLSLIANSYLEVDKLKERLNFAIKTKLNKEKKNIEHLNNLLIAYNPTKVIEKGYAIIEDDENNIIISKNQLNEEKKLNIILKDGKVKGNFIPLK comes from the coding sequence ATGAAAATTAAAACTTTAACCGTATCAGAAGTAACTAATTATATTAAACGAGTTTTGGACAATGACTTTATTTTAAATAATCTCTCTGTAAAAGGGGAGATTTCTAATTTAAAGTATCATAGCAGTGGACATATTTACTTTTCTCTTAAAGATGATAAAGGAAAAGTAAACTGTGTTATGTTTAAAGGTAATGCCAGCTTTTTAAAGTTTAAGCTTGAAGAAGGCATGGAAGTAATAATATGTGGAAGAGCATCGATTTATCCAGCGACAGGATCTTTTCAGATTTATTGTGATGAAATTCAAAAAGAAGGTCAGGGAGAATTATTTATTAAATTTGAAAAATTAAAAGATAAGCTATCAAAAGAAGGATACTTTGATGTTGAGAACAAAATGCCAATTCCTGCATATCCTAAGAGAGTAGGTGTTGTAACATCTCCTACAGGAGCAGCTATACGTGATATAATTAATGTATCAAGAAGAAGAAATGACTCTATAGATATTGTTTTATATCCAGCAAAAGTTCAAGGTGTAGGTGCCTATAAAGAAGTAATGGAAGGTATAAAATACTTCAATATGAAAAACAATGTTGATGTAATAATTGTAGGACGAGGAGGCGGTTCAATAGAGGAACTCTGGAATTTTAATGAAGAGGAACTTGCTATGACTGTCTATGATTCTCATATTCCTATAATTTCAGCAGTAGGCCACGAAATAGATTATACTATTTGTGACTTTGTAAGTGATTTTCGTGCAGCAACTCCGTCTCAAGGTGCTGAAATAGCAGTACCATTGAAAAGTGAAATATTAAACAATATAGACAATTTAAGAAAAAATCTTGATGATAATATTGAATATAAAATTAAAAGCTGTATTAATGAAATTAATAATGCTGAAAGAATATTAAAAATACACTCACCATTGAGCCTTATTGCAAATTCATATTTAGAAGTTGATAAACTTAAAGAACGATTGAATTTTGCTATAAAAACAAAACTAAATAAAGAAAAGAAAAATATTGAACATTTAAACAATCTTCTAATTGCATATAATCCGACTAAGGTTATTGAAAAGGGATATGCTATAATAGAGGATGATGAAAACAATATAATAATTTCAAAAAATCAGTTGAATGAAGAAAAAAAATTAAATATAATTCTTAAAGATGGAAAAGTTAAAGGGAATTTTATCCCCTTAAAATAA
- a CDS encoding bifunctional methylenetetrahydrofolate dehydrogenase/methenyltetrahydrofolate cyclohydrolase: protein MGQLINGKEVAAKVKEEIKNFVDNRKEKGLKLPKIASILVGEDGGSIYYMNSQEKAAVTLGVGFLRVELKEESTDDEVINTIKKLNEDDSIQGIILQLPLPKHLNEKKIIREISVKKDIDCLTFESQGKLYMGEPGFLPCTPNSVVTLIKSLNIDLNGKNVVVLGRSNIVGKPVAQLLLNENATVTICHSRTKDLKEVCKRADILVVAIGRPKFIDESYVNENAVVIDVGTSRFEGKITGDVDFDKVIDKCSALTPVPGGVGALTTTLLIKNACEALKEDEN, encoded by the coding sequence ATGGGGCAATTAATAAACGGAAAAGAAGTAGCAGCAAAGGTAAAGGAAGAAATCAAAAATTTTGTAGATAATAGAAAAGAAAAAGGTCTTAAGCTTCCTAAAATAGCATCAATTTTAGTTGGAGAAGATGGCGGTTCAATATATTATATGAATAGTCAGGAAAAAGCAGCAGTAACTCTTGGTGTAGGATTTTTAAGAGTTGAATTAAAAGAAGAATCTACAGATGATGAAGTAATAAATACAATTAAAAAATTAAATGAAGACGATAGTATTCAAGGAATAATACTTCAACTTCCATTACCAAAACATTTAAATGAAAAGAAAATAATAAGAGAAATTTCAGTTAAAAAAGATATCGACTGTCTTACATTTGAAAGTCAGGGTAAACTATATATGGGTGAACCAGGATTTTTACCATGTACACCAAATTCAGTAGTAACTTTAATAAAGAGTTTAAATATTGATTTAAATGGGAAGAATGTAGTTGTACTAGGAAGAAGCAATATTGTAGGTAAACCAGTAGCACAACTGTTATTAAATGAAAATGCAACTGTTACAATATGTCATTCAAGAACTAAGGATTTGAAAGAAGTATGTAAAAGAGCTGATATACTGGTTGTTGCTATTGGTAGACCAAAATTTATTGATGAAAGTTATGTAAATGAAAATGCTGTTGTTATAGATGTTGGTACATCACGTTTTGAAGGAAAGATAACAGGTGATGTTGATTTTGACAAAGTTATAGATAAATGCAGCGCTTTAACACCAGTTCCAGGTGGAGTAGGAGCATTAACAACTACGCTACTAATAAAAAATGCATGTGAGGCTTTAAAGGAAGATGAAAATTAA
- a CDS encoding polyprenyl synthetase family protein, translating to MINNLRKDINDYLDNYFKNKGIYNKVIYDASGYSINIGGKRIRPILFALSYYIYKNEYKNILPMACSIEMIHTYSLIHDDLPCMDDDDLRRGKPTNHKVFGENIAVLAGDNLLNEAMILMMDYSLKNGGNSLKAAYEIASSAGAEGMIGGQVVDVISEGKKISKDELEYMHAKKTGALIRASIVGGAVLAGACESDVKILRTYGEKLGLVFQIKDDILDVVGDADVLGKNTHADEEHDKTNFISVYGLDKCRELCKTISEECVELLKTLTVDSQCLVDLTYDLLNRES from the coding sequence ATGATAAATAATTTAAGGAAAGACATAAATGATTATTTAGATAATTATTTCAAAAACAAAGGTATATATAACAAAGTAATATATGATGCAAGCGGCTATAGCATAAATATAGGAGGAAAGAGAATACGTCCAATATTATTTGCTTTATCTTATTATATTTACAAAAATGAGTATAAAAATATTTTACCAATGGCATGTTCAATAGAGATGATTCATACATATTCGCTTATTCATGATGATCTTCCATGTATGGATGATGATGACTTAAGAAGAGGAAAGCCAACAAATCATAAAGTCTTTGGAGAAAATATTGCTGTACTTGCAGGAGATAATCTCCTTAATGAAGCAATGATTTTAATGATGGATTATTCTCTAAAGAATGGAGGAAACTCTTTAAAAGCAGCTTATGAAATAGCATCTTCAGCTGGTGCAGAAGGAATGATAGGTGGTCAGGTTGTTGATGTAATATCTGAAGGAAAGAAAATTTCTAAAGATGAACTTGAGTATATGCACGCAAAAAAGACAGGAGCACTTATAAGAGCTTCAATTGTAGGTGGTGCAGTACTTGCCGGTGCATGTGAATCTGATGTAAAAATTTTAAGAACATATGGAGAAAAATTAGGTTTAGTATTTCAGATTAAAGATGATATACTAGATGTTGTAGGAGATGCTGATGTTCTAGGCAAAAATACACATGCAGATGAAGAACATGACAAAACTAATTTTATAAGTGTTTATGGATTAGATAAATGTAGAGAGTTATGTAAAACAATAAGCGAGGAATGTGTGGAGTTGCTTAAAACATTAACTGTTGATTCACAATGTTTAGTGGATTTAACATATGATCTTTTAAATAGAGAAAGTTAG
- the dxs gene encoding 1-deoxy-D-xylulose-5-phosphate synthase: MKLIDTLDFPRDIKKLTPKDTEILSDELREFLIESVSKTGGHLSSNLGVVDLTLSLFKAFDFEKDKIVWDVGHQSYVYKVLTGRKDGFKNLRQFNGMSGFPKRNESNYDCFDTGHSSTSISAALGIARARDLKRENYHVIAVIGDGALTGGMALEALNDVGFRKTKLIVVLNDNQMSISTNVGGLSRYLNKLRMAPTYNKLKNEIHDSLNQSYIGKNIAVKLSKVKDSIKQLVVPSMLFENMGLKYIGPIDGHNIEAMTEVFKIAKDFDGPVIIHTITQKGKGYALAEKSPSKYHGVSPFDLESGEPKVSHKNSYSKAFGESLAKIAREDKRIVAITAAMPEGTGLKCFSEEFKERFFDVGIAEQHAVTLAAGMASNGLKPVFAVYSTFLQRGFDQVIHDVCIQNLPVIFAVDRAGIVGEDGETHQGVMDLSYLSLIPNITIAAPKCLAEVEVLLRWAVNKNSPVAIRYPRGGDIIDNIPPIKEVKEGKWEIVNKGSKTCIIATGKMVQHAVYAKEMLYEQGINPTIINAVFIKPIDKNLIKEISDKGYNILTIEDNILKGGLGSAVRDYLMEIGYKGKIKSLGYDDKFIPQGKVDILYKAYKLDCESIRESILELYD, from the coding sequence ATGAAATTAATAGATACTCTAGACTTCCCTAGAGATATTAAGAAATTAACCCCAAAAGATACAGAGATACTTAGTGATGAATTGCGTGAATTTTTAATAGAAAGCGTTTCTAAAACAGGAGGTCATTTATCATCTAATTTAGGTGTAGTTGATCTTACCTTAAGTTTGTTTAAGGCTTTTGACTTTGAAAAGGATAAAATAGTCTGGGATGTAGGTCATCAAAGTTATGTATATAAAGTTTTAACAGGAAGAAAAGATGGTTTTAAAAATTTAAGACAGTTTAATGGAATGAGTGGATTTCCAAAGAGAAATGAAAGTAATTATGATTGTTTTGACACAGGACATAGCAGCACTTCAATTTCAGCAGCACTGGGTATAGCAAGAGCAAGAGATTTGAAAAGAGAGAATTATCATGTTATTGCAGTAATAGGTGATGGTGCATTAACTGGAGGTATGGCTCTTGAAGCCCTTAATGATGTTGGATTTAGAAAAACAAAATTAATTGTTGTTTTAAATGATAATCAGATGTCAATATCAACAAATGTTGGAGGTCTATCTAGATATCTTAATAAACTTAGAATGGCACCAACATATAATAAGCTAAAAAATGAAATTCATGACTCTTTAAATCAATCATATATAGGCAAAAATATTGCTGTTAAGCTTTCGAAAGTTAAAGATAGCATAAAACAACTTGTAGTTCCATCAATGCTTTTTGAAAATATGGGATTAAAATATATAGGACCTATAGATGGTCATAACATAGAAGCTATGACTGAAGTTTTTAAAATTGCTAAGGATTTTGATGGACCAGTAATAATACATACTATAACTCAAAAAGGAAAAGGATATGCATTAGCAGAAAAGAGTCCAAGTAAATATCACGGAGTAAGTCCTTTTGATTTAGAAAGTGGAGAGCCAAAGGTTAGTCATAAAAATAGTTATTCAAAAGCATTTGGAGAGTCCCTTGCAAAAATTGCTAGAGAAGATAAGAGAATTGTAGCAATAACAGCAGCAATGCCAGAAGGAACTGGACTAAAATGCTTTAGTGAAGAATTTAAAGAAAGATTTTTTGATGTTGGAATAGCAGAGCAGCACGCAGTAACACTTGCAGCAGGAATGGCAAGTAATGGATTAAAGCCGGTCTTTGCAGTATATTCAACATTTTTACAAAGAGGATTTGATCAGGTAATACATGATGTATGTATTCAAAATCTTCCTGTAATCTTTGCAGTGGACAGAGCAGGAATCGTTGGTGAAGACGGTGAAACACATCAAGGAGTAATGGATCTTTCATATTTATCTCTTATTCCTAATATAACTATTGCAGCACCTAAGTGTCTTGCTGAGGTTGAAGTTCTTCTTAGATGGGCTGTTAATAAAAATTCTCCAGTTGCAATAAGATATCCAAGAGGAGGAGACATAATAGACAACATTCCTCCTATAAAAGAAGTAAAAGAAGGCAAGTGGGAGATTGTAAATAAAGGATCCAAGACATGTATAATAGCAACAGGTAAGATGGTCCAGCATGCAGTTTATGCAAAGGAAATGTTATACGAACAAGGCATAAATCCCACTATAATAAATGCTGTTTTTATTAAGCCTATTGATAAAAATTTAATTAAAGAAATATCTGATAAAGGATATAATATATTAACAATAGAAGATAACATACTTAAAGGCGGCCTTGGCAGTGCAGTAAGAGATTATCTTATGGAAATAGGATACAAAGGAAAAATAAAATCATTAGGATATGATGATAAGTTTATTCCACAGGGAAAAGTAGATATACTTTACAAAGCATATAAACTTGACTGCGAAAGCATTAGAGAATCAATATTAGAACTTTATGATTAA
- a CDS encoding exodeoxyribonuclease VII small subunit: protein MAKKESYEEMLSKLQEILSGLENDELNLEDSMKSYENGVKLVNKIYKTLSVYEGKISMVKDEKEVEFNEVDNDK, encoded by the coding sequence ATGGCCAAAAAAGAAAGTTATGAAGAAATGTTATCTAAACTTCAGGAAATACTAAGCGGTCTTGAAAATGATGAGCTTAACCTTGAAGATTCTATGAAATCTTATGAAAATGGAGTAAAGCTTGTTAATAAGATCTATAAGACACTTAGCGTGTATGAAGGAAAGATTTCTATGGTTAAAGACGAAAAAGAAGTGGAGTTTAATGAAGTTGATAATGATAAATAA